A single region of the Xenopus laevis strain J_2021 chromosome 4L, Xenopus_laevis_v10.1, whole genome shotgun sequence genome encodes:
- the agrp.L gene encoding agouti-related protein, producing the protein MFNTVLLCVAIIQTTQASLTSETSNERLQALNSGISNGRYSYPSLLRKVKETAMEVPGNLARNEFLKLDSGVEEDDLIEDYSLLDPRALSLEVSSREERSPRRCVQLLESCVGHLPCCSPCATCYCRFFNAFCYCRKTSINCHHGKN; encoded by the exons ATGTTCAACACAGTCCTGTTGTGTGTGGCAATAATACAGACAACCCAAGCATCTCTCACTTCAGAAACCAGTAATGAAAGGCTCCAAGCATTGAACTCTGGCATAAGCAATGGAAGATATAGCTATCCAAGTTTGCTGCGCAAAGTGAAAGAGACTGCAATGGAAGTGCCAG GGAATTTGGCTAGAAATGAATTTCTGAAACTGGACTCAGGAGTAGAGGAAGACGACTTGATAGAGGATTACAGCCTACTTGACCCAAGG GCTTTGTCACTAGAAGTATCTTCAAGGGAAGAGCGCTCACCTAGAAGATGTGTTCAGCTACTGGAGTCTTGTGTTGGACACCTGCCATGTTGCAGTCCTTGTGCTACCTGTTACTGCCGATTCTTTAATGCATTCTGTTACTGTAGAAAAACAAGCATCAACTGCCATCATGGAAAGAATTAG